ATGCGCCCGGTGATGTCGTGGTGGTAGGTGATGTCGGTGAGGGCGGCGAAGCCGTCGACCGAACGCCACTGGGAAGGATCGAAGATCTCAGAAACGAGTTCGGGCATGGGATCAGCCTACGCGGCGGGGTCGCTGACGAGTGGGCTGAGAGAGTTGAGGGCGTTTCAGGTGTACCTCCTCCGAGGGCACCGCGTCAACCCCTTGAACGGGTTGAATCCCCGGCTGTGTACTTATCTCACCCGAACGACCCGGAGGTGGTCATGTTTTATAACAGCCCCTCGGCACCCGACACCGCGTTACCCGAACACGCACCCGTCACCAGCGCCGAAACCACGCCCCCTGTCCTGCCCCACACGACACCACGCGAGACGCCCCAGTTGAAGCCGAGCGCCCGTACCGCGCCCGAACCCGACTACACCGATGTGGAGATCATTCCGCTGTCGCCCACCGAGTGGCGCGTCGCCGACCACACCATCACGCAGGACGACCCGTCGGCCCTCCTCGGCTTCATCCAGATCGTGGGCAGCGCCTTCGAGGTCACCAACCTCGGCCGGCCCCGCGAGCGTGCCTATTTCTCCTCCTTCGACCGCGCAACCGCAAGTCTTCTGCACCGGGAGGTACTCGCATGACCACCATCATCCACACACCCACCACGCCCAAGACCGCCCGGACCGCAGCCACGACGGCCGCGCCCACCCGCCAGCCGGCGCCCACCCGTCAGCCCGCCACCACGCGTCCGGACGGCGATCCCACCGAGCCCACCACCGACTACGTCCCCTCCGCCGCCGCCAGCGCCTCCGCGACCTCTCGCTACAGCCGGGCGTCGACGGATGCGTTCGGCGACTACCTGCGCCGCATCGGCAAGGGCCCCCTGCTGTCGGCAGAGGACGAGGTGGACCTGGCCCGCAAGATCGAGGTCGGCCTGTTCGCCGAGGAGAAGATGTCCAGGGCCGCGGCCGACGGGGTCACCCTGTCATCCGAGTTCAAGCGGGAACTCACCTGCCTCGTCTTCGAGGGCAGGCGCGCCAAGAACCACTTCATCGAGGCCAACCTGCGCCTGGTGGTGAGCATCGCCAAGCACTACTCCGGCCGCGGCGTTCCGATCATGGACCTCGTGCAGGACGGCAACATCGGCTTGGTCCGCGCCGTCGAGAAGTACGATTTCATGACCGGTTTCAAGTTCTCCACGTACGCCACCTGGTGGATCCGCCAGGCCATCCACCGCGGCATGGCCGACAAGTCGCGAATGATCCGTATCCCCGTGCACACCGCAGAGAAGCTGAACAAGATCAAGCGCATCCGGCGGGACCTCACCAGCACCCTCGACCGGGAACCCACGCTCAGGGAGATCGCCGAGCTCTCCCAGATCGCGGTGCGCGATGTCTCCCGCCTGTTGCAGTACGACAACGAGCCCATCTCCTTGCACGCTCCCGTCGGTGACGGTATCGGGGACATCGCCGAGCTGATCATCGACGATGACCTGCCGCAACCCGACGAATGCGCCACGATCACCCTGCGCGCGGCCGACATCACCTTCTACCTCGACGCCCTGCCCGACCGGGAACGCTCGATCCTCACGGCCCGGTTCGGACTCACCGGAGAGGAACCGCGCACCCTCGACCAAATAGCGGTCATCCAGGGGGTGACCCGGGAGCGCGTGCGTCAGATCGAGAAGCGCGCCTTGGCCCTCCTAAAGGTGCCACGACTCGAACGGTATCTGAGGGACTAGAAGCGGAAACCGGCGTACCGTGTCAGCAAACCCAAATAACGGAGTGGTGCAATGGGCAAGCTGACGTACGATTCGAGCCTCACGGCGGACTTCGATGACCGGGTCCTCGCCCACATTCAGGTTGTGATCGGCGCGAAACTGCGCCGGGGCGAGGCCTTCTACTTCACCTGGCGCGACGACCCCCAGGGTGGCGACGGGCGCAGCACCATTTGGATGCATCCGAGCATTCCACTGGCCTACAAGTATTTCGGGGGGCGTTCGCCCAGCCTGAACCGTGACTGGATCGAAGCACTGATGCTGACCGCGAACTCGTCCGGCGGCTTGCAGATCGTGCCCGAACCACACCGGCTCGGTTCCACCTCGGTCGTGAAGGATGACTCGTGAGCCGCATCGACATCGTCTACGGCGGCAAGCCGTACACTCTCGGCGACCGCACCGTCGAGTCGTTGCGAGCCGAGATCGCCGCGGCTGTGACGAGCGGGACGCCCACCTGGCTCCGAGTCAACAGCGGGGCCGGCCGCTATCAGGACGCCTATCTGCTCATCTCACCCGGCACCGCCATCGCCATCGTGGACGTGCAGCCCAATGGGCCGGATGTGCCCCTGAGCGACGAACAGACCTTCATCGCCGATTCCACCGAATGAGCCTGAACGGGCCGCTCCAGCGGATGCTGGCACACTAGAGCCATGCTCCCCTCACTGCACGACGTGCTCGCCACCGCCCGCGTGGTCGACCTTCCCCTCGTCACCCGTTTTCGCGGGCTCACCAGCCGGGAAGCCGTGCTGATCGAGGGCCCGGCCGGCTGGTGCGAGTTCTCTCCGTTCGTCGAGTACGACGATGAGGAAGCCGCCGCCTGGCTCAGCGCCGCACTGGAGTTCGGCTGGCAGGACACCCCGGCGCTGCTGCGCGACCGGGTGCCTGTGAACGCCACGGTTCCCGCCGTGGACGCCGCCGAGGTACCCGCCCTGCTGGCGCGGTTCCCCGGCTGCCGCACCGCCAAGGTGAAGGTCGCCGATCCCGGCCAGACCCTCGCCGAAGACGTGGAGCGGGTGCGCGCCGTGCGCAGCGCGCTCGGCCCGGAGGGACGCATCCGCGTGGACGCGAACGGGCTGTGGAACCTCGACGAAGCCGAACACGCCATTCACGCGCTGGCCGAGTTCGACCTCGAGTACGTCGAACAGCCCTGCGCGTCGATCGAGGAACTCGCCGAGATCCGCCGTCGCACCGACTACCTCGACCTGCCGATCGCGGCCGACGAGAGCGTGCGCAAGCAGGCCGACCCGCTCCTGGTGTCGCGCTCGGGAGCCGCCGACCTACTCGTGGTCAAGGTGCAGCCGCTCGGCGGCATCCGTGCGGTACTGGCGATCCAGGCCGAGACCGGCCTGCCCCTCATCGTGTCCAGCGCCCTCGACACCTCGGTGGGCATCTCCATGGGCGCGTTCCTGGCCGGGGCGTTGCCCGAGCTGGACTACGATTGCGGCCTGGCGACGGCGTCACTGCTGGCCGCCGATGTGACCCGTGAGCCGCTGCTGCCGGTGGACGGTCACATCCCGGTGCGCCGGGTGGTGCCGGATGCCGACCTGCTGGACACCTACGCCGCGAGCCCCGAACGCCGCGACTGGTGGCTCGCCCGCATCACCCGCGTGCACGCGCTCCTCAACGACTGACCCGCCGGGCACCATCTACGAGCACGTCGCGAGCATCCTGCGAAACAGCACCATCCCGTCGGTCGGGCCTGTCGCCACCGTGCTGAGCCTGTCGAAGTAGACCCCGCAAGCCGACCTCGCCAGCGCAACAACACACACGCACGTCACCAGGTCTCGACAGGCTCGACCAACGACCGGTCGCGACACACACGAGGGTCGCGACCCGGGCGCCGCGCCGGGCTAGAGGCCCGAGTAGGCGTGCAGGCCCTTGAAGAACACGTTTACGACGCCGAAGTTGAACATGACGGCGGCGAAGCCGATGATGGCCAGCCAGGCCGAACGCGATCCACGCCAGCCGCGGGTGGCCCGTGCGTGGATGTACCCGGCGTAGATCACCCAGATGATGAAGGTCCACACCTCTTTGGTGTCCCAGCCCCAGTACCGGCCCCAGGCGCGTTCGGCCCAGATCGACCCCGCCATGAGGGTGAAGGTCCACAGGATGAAGCCGATGATGTTCACCCGGTAGGCCAGGTTCTCCAGCGTGAACGCCGTGGGCAGCGTCTTCAGGAACTTGAGCCGACCAGGCTTGTCCGTGCCGACCTGCTCTTCGCGCCGGGACTGCAGCAGCTGCACGAAGGAGAGCGCGAAGCCGAGGGCGAAGAAGCCCGTGCCGAGCGACGCCACGAACACGTGGATGACGAGCCACACCGACTGCAGCGCCGGCGGCAGCGGGGCGACCTCGACGTAGAACTGCAGGGCAGCGATGCCGAGCAGGATCAGGATCAGGCCCGTGACGAAGGTGCCGAGGAAGCGCAGGTCGGTGCGGGTGAGCACGATGAGGAAGACCGTGACGATGAGCAGCGTGCCCGTCATCGCGAACTCGTACATGTTGGCCCACGGCACCCGCTCGGCAGCGATGCCGCGGAGCACCGCGGCCACGACGTGCAGCCCCCAGGCCAGCACGGTGAGCGAGACGCCCACCCGGAGGCTCGCGGAGCGACCGTACGGCGTTACGGCGTCGTTGGCGATGCGCGCGCTGATGCGGGTGAGCGTCGTGGTGCCCCCCGCCACCGCACCGGCCACCGAGGATTCACCGGCAGCACCGGAGGCAGCGGCCGCCGAGTCGACGGCGGAGCTGCGCTTGGCCAGGTCGATCGCGAAGGCGATGAACGCCAGCGCATACACGGCCATAGCCGAATACAGGCTGAGGATCGAGAGCTCGTTCAGATTCACTTGTACAGCCTAAGCGCGTTCGGGGGTGTCGACCACCGGTTGTGAGCGTTCCATCAGGGCGGCATGCCGGTCGGCGAAAGACGCCACCGCCGATTCCAGTCCCGGGTCCTCCCCGCGGGCCAGACCCGCGTATTCCAGCCGCACCGAACCATCCGCCTGTTCGATCGCCTTCACCCAGATGCGTCGGCGGGGTACGAACAGCGAGGTGAGCAGGCCGCCGAGCACGAGCACGGCGAAGAGCAGCACCCAGCCCTGAGTCGGGTCGTGGTGGATGTCGAACGACGCGAACCGCGGAACCGAACCGGCGTAGTCGCCGGCGGCGGCATCCGGGGTGGCGTTCTCGAAGGTCACCGAGCCCAGCCCGTTGGGCAGCTCCCGGGTCTCGCCGGGCTTGAGCTCGAGCGGCTTGACGTCGCTGGTGCGGGTGGCCAGCGGCTCCATGGTGTCGGTGTCGAGCGCGTACACCGAGGTGGGCACGCCGTCGTTGAGGCCGAGGTCGCCCGCGTACACGTTGAGCGTCAGCACCGGATAGGTGAGGTCGGGGAAGCTGGAGAAGTAGGAGCCCGTGGTGGTCTCGGCCTGGGTGGGGTAGAAGAACCCGACCAGGCCCACCTGCTGGGCCAGACCGTCGGGGACCTTGACGATGCCCAGCGATGTGAGGTTGGCGTCCTGCGGGAGGAACGGCACGGAGTCGGTGAACACCACGGTGCCGTTCGGGTCCTTCACCGTGATGGTGGGCGCGTAGCCGTTACCGAGCAGGTAGATGCTGGTGCCGCTGGTGCGCAACGGGTCGTTGACCCGCACTTCGCCCGGCTGCGGCTCGCCGCCGCGCGGAGTCACCGTGACGCCGGCGGTGAAGTCGAGCGGCTGGCCGAACGCGTCGAGGTTCTTGGTCT
This is a stretch of genomic DNA from Cryobacterium soli. It encodes these proteins:
- a CDS encoding sigma-70 family RNA polymerase sigma factor produces the protein MTTIIHTPTTPKTARTAATTAAPTRQPAPTRQPATTRPDGDPTEPTTDYVPSAAASASATSRYSRASTDAFGDYLRRIGKGPLLSAEDEVDLARKIEVGLFAEEKMSRAAADGVTLSSEFKRELTCLVFEGRRAKNHFIEANLRLVVSIAKHYSGRGVPIMDLVQDGNIGLVRAVEKYDFMTGFKFSTYATWWIRQAIHRGMADKSRMIRIPVHTAEKLNKIKRIRRDLTSTLDREPTLREIAELSQIAVRDVSRLLQYDNEPISLHAPVGDGIGDIAELIIDDDLPQPDECATITLRAADITFYLDALPDRERSILTARFGLTGEEPRTLDQIAVIQGVTRERVRQIEKRALALLKVPRLERYLRD
- a CDS encoding ATP-dependent DNA ligase, whose protein sequence is MGKLTYDSSLTADFDDRVLAHIQVVIGAKLRRGEAFYFTWRDDPQGGDGRSTIWMHPSIPLAYKYFGGRSPSLNRDWIEALMLTANSSGGLQIVPEPHRLGSTSVVKDDS
- a CDS encoding o-succinylbenzoate synthase; amino-acid sequence: MLPSLHDVLATARVVDLPLVTRFRGLTSREAVLIEGPAGWCEFSPFVEYDDEEAAAWLSAALEFGWQDTPALLRDRVPVNATVPAVDAAEVPALLARFPGCRTAKVKVADPGQTLAEDVERVRAVRSALGPEGRIRVDANGLWNLDEAEHAIHALAEFDLEYVEQPCASIEELAEIRRRTDYLDLPIAADESVRKQADPLLVSRSGAADLLVVKVQPLGGIRAVLAIQAETGLPLIVSSALDTSVGISMGAFLAGALPELDYDCGLATASLLAADVTREPLLPVDGHIPVRRVVPDADLLDTYAASPERRDWWLARITRVHALLND
- the ccsB gene encoding c-type cytochrome biogenesis protein CcsB; translated protein: MAVYALAFIAFAIDLAKRSSAVDSAAAASGAAGESSVAGAVAGGTTTLTRISARIANDAVTPYGRSASLRVGVSLTVLAWGLHVVAAVLRGIAAERVPWANMYEFAMTGTLLIVTVFLIVLTRTDLRFLGTFVTGLILILLGIAALQFYVEVAPLPPALQSVWLVIHVFVASLGTGFFALGFALSFVQLLQSRREEQVGTDKPGRLKFLKTLPTAFTLENLAYRVNIIGFILWTFTLMAGSIWAERAWGRYWGWDTKEVWTFIIWVIYAGYIHARATRGWRGSRSAWLAIIGFAAVMFNFGVVNVFFKGLHAYSGL
- the resB gene encoding cytochrome c biogenesis protein ResB translates to MSRPSDHIDSAPAPSGDGITQPKLGFVGTLRWFWRQLTSMRTALFLLLLLAIAAVPGSLVPQRSSDPNGVTQYFTDNPDLAPVLDKIQAFDVYSSAWFSSIYLLLFISLIGCVIPRTKHHLQALRAKPPKTPARLARLAGFTSRTAPAGTDAATAVASARTLLKQGRYRVALFDGPKEFSASAERGYMRETGNLVFHSALVGLLVVVGFGSGFGFSGQRVLVEGQTFVNTLLAYDSFNPGRFFNDTRLDPYTLTLDDFEVSYETKNLDAFGQPLDFTAGVTVTPRGGEPQPGEVRVNDPLRTSGTSIYLLGNGYAPTITVKDPNGTVVFTDSVPFLPQDANLTSLGIVKVPDGLAQQVGLVGFFYPTQAETTTGSYFSSFPDLTYPVLTLNVYAGDLGLNDGVPTSVYALDTDTMEPLATRTSDVKPLELKPGETRELPNGLGSVTFENATPDAAAGDYAGSVPRFASFDIHHDPTQGWVLLFAVLVLGGLLTSLFVPRRRIWVKAIEQADGSVRLEYAGLARGEDPGLESAVASFADRHAALMERSQPVVDTPERA